The genomic DNA TTCCGACATGTTAAAGGGCAAACAAGGCCGCTTTAGACAGAACCTGTTGGGTAAGCGCGTTGACTATTCCGGCCGTTCGGTTATCGTTGTCGGCCCGGAGCTCAAGATGTACCAGTGCGGATTACCTAAAGAAATGGCACTGGAACTCTTTAAGCCCTTCGTCATGAAGCGCTTGGTCGACCAGAAGGTCGCCACCAACATCAAGAACGCCCGCAAAATGGTCGAGCGTGCGACTGTCAAAGAGGTTTGGGACGCACTTGAAGTGGTCATCAAGGATCATCCGGTACTATTGAACCGTGCGCCTACGCTGCATAGACTCGGCATTCAGGCCTTTGAACCCGTACTGGTTGAGGGCAAGGCTCTCAAGCTTCATCCGCTGGTTTGTACCGCTTATAACGCCGACTTTGACGGCGACCAGATGGCTGTTCACGTGCCGCTTTCGGCAGAGGCGCAGGCTGAGGCGCGTTTCCTGATGCTGGCGGCCAACAACCTTTTAAAACCCTCCGATGGTAGCCCAGTCACCGTCCCGACGCAGGACATGGTGCTCGGTTCCTACTACCTAACCATGGTGCGTGAAAACGAAAAGGGTTCGGGTAAGGTGTTCCGCGACTTTGATGAAGCGCTCATGGCTTATAACGAGGGCGCTGTAACGCTGCACGCTCCTGTTAAGGTGCGCAGAACTATTGATATTGATGACAAGCGCGTTTCTAAGATTATTGAAACCACTGTCGGACGCATTATCTTTAACACCCCCATTCCGCAGGATTTGGGCTATGTTGATCGCACCGACTACGACAGTAAATTTAAGCTGGAAGTTGAGTTCTTGGTCAAGAAGAAGACGCTCGGCGATATCATTGACCGCTGCATTCGTACCCACGGCAGCGCCAGAACCGCCGAAATGCTCGACCAGATCAAGGCACAGGGCTTTAAGTATTCGACGCGCGGCGCCGTCACCGTCGCAGTTTGCGACGCGGTGATTCCCCCCGAAAAGAAAGACCTGTTGGCTGCCGCTGATGAGAACATCACCAAGATCAGCCGTCAATACGAGCGTGGCCTCATCTCCGACGAGGTGCGCTACGAGCGCGTGATCAAGACCTGGAACGAAACGACTGCCAAGGTTAAAGACGCACTGCAAAAATGTTTCACCGAGGATAACCCCATCTTTATGATGGCTGATTCCGGTGCGCGTGGTTCGATGGACCAGATTCGTCAGCTCGCAGGTATGCGCGGATTGATCGCCAACACCTCGGGTCGTGCCATCGAGCTGCCGATCAAGGCCAACTACCGTGAAGGCCTGACCATACTCGACTACTTCAACTCCTCTCGAGGCGCGCGTAAAGGCTTGGCCGATACCGCGCTGCGTACCGCTGACTCGGGCTACCTGACCCGCCGTCTCGTCGACGTTTCGCAGGATGTTATTATCCGCGAGATTGATTGCGGAACCCACGAGGGCATTGTCGCGGTTTCGATTACCGACTCCGGCCGTGAGATCGAAAGCTTGCGTGAACGTCTCATTGGGCGTTATGTCACCGACACCGTTGTGCACCCCAAAACCGGCGAGGTACTCATGACCCGCGACCGCATGATGACATTTAACGACGCAGAGCGCATCGTCAAGTCAGGCATTGAGCAGGTCAAAATTCGCTCGGTCTTAAACTGCGAGAGCAAGAACGGCGTTTGCGCTCACTGCTACGGCGCGAACCTTGCAAATGGCCAGCCGGTCGGCATCGGCGAGGCGGTCGGTATCATCGCCGCCCAGTCCATCGGCGAACCTGGTACCCAGCTGACCATGAGAACGTTCCACACCGGAGGCACCGTTACGGCCAGCGATATCACACAGGGTCTGCCCCGTGTTGAAGAGCTGTTTGAAGCCAGAAAGCCCAAAAATGCTGCGATTGTTTCGCACTTGACCGGTGTTGTTTCCTATGAAAAGGATCCCAAGGGCGGCGACCTTGTTGTCGTGACCAGCGATGATGGAGAGCGCTTTGAAAAGCAGGTTATCTATGGCTCTACTCGTTGCTTTGAAGAGGGCGATGTAGTCCAAAAGGGCGATCTGCTCACCGAAGGCTCGGCCGAACCCAATGAAATACTTGCTGTTTCGGGCCATCTCGCTGTGCAGGATTATCTCATTAAGGAAGTTCAGCGTGTTTACCGCACACAGGGCGTTGATATCAGTGACAAGCATATCGAGGTCATTGTACGTCAGATGATGCGCAAGGTGCGCATTGACGACGGTGGCGATTCTTCGCTGATCCCCGGCGTGCATATCGAAAAGAGCGAATTTATAAACATTAACGAGGAAATCTACAGAAAAGCCGAAAGAGAAGGCTGCGAGCCGCACTATGCAACCTGCATTCCTGTGCTGCTCGGTATC from Oscillospiraceae bacterium MB24-C1 includes the following:
- the rpoC gene encoding DNA-directed RNA polymerase subunit beta', with amino-acid sequence MEFNVFESIKIGLASPDQIRSWSYGEVKKPETINYRTLKPERDGLFCERIFGPMKDWECYCGRYKRIRYKGKICERCGVEVTRAKVRRERMGHIELAAPVSHIWYFKGTSSRMGLLLNMSPRLLEKVLYFAAYIVIDPGITNLKKYALLSEKEYRDLREAYEDEFDAGMGAEAVKKLLTELDLAALSVELKEELEKAAGQKRAKLLKRLEVVEAFRASGNHPEWMILDVVSVIPPDIRPMVQLDGGRFATSDLNDLYRRVINRNNRLKKLLELGAPDIIVRNEKRMLQEAVDALIDNGRRGRPVTGPNNRPLKSLSDMLKGKQGRFRQNLLGKRVDYSGRSVIVVGPELKMYQCGLPKEMALELFKPFVMKRLVDQKVATNIKNARKMVERATVKEVWDALEVVIKDHPVLLNRAPTLHRLGIQAFEPVLVEGKALKLHPLVCTAYNADFDGDQMAVHVPLSAEAQAEARFLMLAANNLLKPSDGSPVTVPTQDMVLGSYYLTMVRENEKGSGKVFRDFDEALMAYNEGAVTLHAPVKVRRTIDIDDKRVSKIIETTVGRIIFNTPIPQDLGYVDRTDYDSKFKLEVEFLVKKKTLGDIIDRCIRTHGSARTAEMLDQIKAQGFKYSTRGAVTVAVCDAVIPPEKKDLLAAADENITKISRQYERGLISDEVRYERVIKTWNETTAKVKDALQKCFTEDNPIFMMADSGARGSMDQIRQLAGMRGLIANTSGRAIELPIKANYREGLTILDYFNSSRGARKGLADTALRTADSGYLTRRLVDVSQDVIIREIDCGTHEGIVAVSITDSGREIESLRERLIGRYVTDTVVHPKTGEVLMTRDRMMTFNDAERIVKSGIEQVKIRSVLNCESKNGVCAHCYGANLANGQPVGIGEAVGIIAAQSIGEPGTQLTMRTFHTGGTVTASDITQGLPRVEELFEARKPKNAAIVSHLTGVVSYEKDPKGGDLVVVTSDDGERFEKQVIYGSTRCFEEGDVVQKGDLLTEGSAEPNEILAVSGHLAVQDYLIKEVQRVYRTQGVDISDKHIEVIVRQMMRKVRIDDGGDSSLIPGVHIEKSEFININEEIYRKAEREGCEPHYATCIPVLLGITKASLVTESFLSAASFQETTRVLTEAAIKGKVDPLMGLKENVIIGKLVPAGTGTVQYEDVTIRNEQSCDRGFVGQ